The sequence ttattttaatgtaatttaCAAGTTGGTATTTTCATAAGATTGTTGCTCTCTATCACATTGACCATTTCCTGCAACCTGTCCTCAGTGACATCACAACTTCACAAGTCAATATGGTCCTGTAATTAATTGTTGTAAACTACCTCCTAGATTCATTTAATCATAATTTAGGGTTGTAGCTTTTTTCTGTGAGTAGATGGCCTGTAGAGTTTAGGGGTCATCAATATCCAGAAACTACTTCTTGGAAGGTGCCATCCCCTTGTACCAGGCACAGGACCCATCACCCCCCTCGATACAGGCAATGTTGTTGTCCCAGGGTCCACTTTGGCCAATCTCCATCCACAGGCACTCATCTGGGGCGCTGATCGGACAGGGAAGGGAATTGCAGCGGATGATCTGTAGATCGgagtagggggagagaaagaCCAAGATCACTACACAAATACTGTAGCTCTTGCATTTGCTAATGGTGACCTGAGTGCTAAGCGTGCCGGGTAAATATACAACACAGATGTATAGTAATATTAACACACCTTGCAATCGCAGCCGCTCTGGTAGAGCAGAGTCAAGCTCCTCATTTGTGTGTCACTCAAAGCCTCCCAGGACTGAATGAAGTCACACATTATTACATGCACTGTTCCATCAGTATTCAGCCTGCCTGCAGACAAAGGAAATTGTGAGTCATCAATATGCTGTAGGGAAAAGGTGGTGTAGGGTATAGCTGGCCTCAGACAATGTTCTTGGATTTGTTTTTCCCCCACATATGGTTAGGATTGTGGGAGATGAGCCTAGATCTGTCCCTGGAGGAAACTGCAACGGGAAATATACAGATGCAGGCCGGAAATCATCATAAAAAATGAGCTAAACATTAAACTTAATTTCATTAGCATGTATAATGATTTAGAGTTTGTAAGCTAATAAAGTGTATAGAGAATGTTATTTCTAAAGCACTTGTTTTCTTATACAAGATGAAGTCAATAGTAGGCCATGAGGCTGTAAGCATTTCTAACCAGTGCTGGCAATGGCACTTAAGTAACCTAGTGAGGACCGCACCTGTGAAGAGATACTCCTTGTTGGTTTCCAGAAACGCGTGACACGGGCCTCCAGTGAAGATGACATGGATATCCTGGTTAGGACCTTTGAACATCTAGCCAATCACAAGGAGAGAAAGGATACATCAAACATCTACAGTTTGATGTTTATATGGCATGTACAGACAGCTTAACCTCACTGGTCTCTTTTACAGAGGAGCCCTGAAATACACATCCAAATACAAGCAGAACAGAAACAGTCATTAAcatattcatcagtaataaggtcct comes from Salmo salar unplaced genomic scaffold, Ssal_v3.1, whole genome shotgun sequence and encodes:
- the LOC106591286 gene encoding metalloproteinase inhibitor 2, which translates into the protein MFKGPNQDIHVIFTGGPCHAFLETNKEYLFTGRLNTDGTVHVIMCDFIQSWEALSDTQMRSLTLLYQSGCDCKIIRCNSLPCPISAPDECLWMEIGQSGPWDNNIACIEGGDGSCAWYKGMAPSKK